The following DNA comes from Bacteroidota bacterium.
AAAGACCTGGGTAAAATGGTCAATATAAGCATCATCAAAAGTGAGTAAAGCTGATTTATCCGGCAATGGTGTTTTATTATCAATGGAATCAATTAATTGCTCCATTGTTATAATTGTATAATGATTCTTTATATAGGCTATCTGATCTTTGAAATGTTCAGTATCCAGACCTTTAATTCCGGGGTATCTGCTGTTCTTAAGATCCCTGACATAATGGTACAATATAATACTTACCCGTCTATTCATTTCCATCTTTTATGATGCTTGGCCTGTCCTGATCCGCATCACCCTTAAAAATAATGTAATCAGAATATTGCATTTTAATTGCAAAATTAATCGCCACATTTCGTTGTTCAAAAGGTTCGAAATAGTTGGGTATAATGGTGTCACCTTCAGGATCCAGTTTTACGAAACCCATTCTGGCAAATATTGCCTCATCTATTCCGTAATTGCAACAATCGATGTATTCTGATTCCTCCTTCATTATTAATTTCTGAAGCTGATGATAAGCTCTTCCAATGCTATTTATTTCACCATAAATGTCAACAAGCCTTAAACAGGATGAATTGTTTGCAAATTGTTTTCTTATAACGAAAATTGCAAATATGGCAGTCCCTTCATAAATGCCAAAAAAACGGTACTTATATATTGGGTGATTCTGGTATCTGTTTATAAGATAGGTGATCGATTTTTGAGGGTGAAATGGATGAGAAAGAGAAAAGTCAGATGACAACCGAATCTCCTTGATTAGCACCTCATCAGGTAACCTAATTTCTGCCTCATTTTTTCTTCCTGGTTTGGCAATAGTATACTGTTTTACTGAATCTGACAGGATATAATATTGGTTCAGATAACCGGTTTTTTGTCTGGTCAGTTTGTATAAATTCAAAGCTATATCTGTGTTAGATACCGAGACATGCGACAATGGTTTAACTTCATCGTGAAAAAACTGCATGATATTCATACCTAAACCGTAAGGGGCATCGTCTGTAACCTTCCAAATCGCACCCCAGGTATCTTTGTTTGTACTCAGATCTTTGTCAAATTGTGATGTTGGAATAAATCCAAAGATTCCGAGTATTCGGTTTGATCCGGTTTCTCTGGCTATGATGAAATTAATAAAACTACCATCCAGATGCTGCCATTTTAATAAGGCTGGACATTTAACAAATATATGATCGTCTTTCCAATATTTTTGGAGAAAATCGACGAGGTCACAAAATTCAGAGGCATTACACCGGCTTATCTTATATCTATTCTCTAATGTGTCAGCCATTTTCTCCTATTAGGTACTCCGTATCTTTTTAAACCTTTCATTATACTGGGTATTTTCGAGGATATTTATCTTAACTGGAATCATAAAGCTTTTCATCCTGCTGAAACAATGTTTTTTAAGCCGGGAAATGAATTCTTTCTTTTCTTCAGGTTCTTTTAAAGTGACATTTGCACAAACAATGTTTCCTATAATGGTATTTTTTTCACCATAAACGGTAACTTCACGTACATTACCCAATTCCAAAATAATATTTTCAACTTCCTGAGGATACACCTTTTCGCCCCCGACATTGATTAGTTCTGATTTTCTTCCCAGTATTTTGAGGTATTCTCCGTTTACTTCAACACTATCACCCGTAATGAACCATCCGTCATCTGTAAATGGACTAGGTGCATTTAAATATCCTAACATCGCGGAGTCCGCTTTAATTTGTAAAATGCCATCAACAACCCTTGTCTGATACCCACTGCCCCCCACTTTCACCCATAGGGAATCGTCACTCTTCGATTTTGTGCGGAGTACTCCCAATTCTATTAAACCATAGGTTTGCTGAAGTTTAATATTTGGAAAGATGCTCTTTAATTTCTTCAGTGTGAATTCCGGCATTGGTTCTGTACCATAGGACATTATCTGCAAACTACTTAAATCAAAATGAAGATAAGACTCGCTCATTAACATCAGGTTAAAGAAAGTCGGTGAGGCGGGCAGTAATTCGATGTGGTGTTTTTGAATAAAGGCACAGATGGCATCCGGTGACCGGTCTTTGGTTGTAAGTACAACCCCGGCATTGGAAAGTGTATGGAACATCGTGTTCAAACCTCCCCAATGATCGAACATTAAAAAATTGACGGTTTTTAATGCCCGTCTTGGCGTTTTGAATTTTTCGAGTAATCTGGTGAAATCGTGAACAGCTCCTTTGGGTGTACCTGAAGTACCTGAAGTGAATAATACCAATCCAGCCACTTTTCTTAATCGTAGTTCAGTGTAAAAAGGATGTTTAGCCTTTACATCGAAATTTTTAACACTAAATGTATCAAATTCGCTGATAAAAATTGCCTTTTCAGCCTGAGAAATCCGGTATTTTTCAGAATAATCAGATTTAGAACCGTTATTAAGCGGAATAATAATGTTTTCATTTTCAATTAGTGAAAGTAATACCGCCACACATTCTGGTGAAAAGTCTCCAATAAGTGCTACTAAATCGCCCGGTCTGATCAATAATTCAGCGAGTTTATCCTCCCAATAGGATATTCTGTTCAGTAACCATTCATAATTAAACTCCTGATCCTTCCAGATGATTGCAGTAGTGTTTGTGTTTTTCTCAAATATGTTAATCAGAAAATCTATATGCATAAGATAATTGAATGTTAGTATCTCATAATTATGGTACCCCATGATAAACCTACACCAAAACCCGAAAGGAGGATCAGGTCGCCATTTTTCAATTTTCCTTCATTTTCTGCATCTTTTAATGCCACAGGAATTGAAGCCGAGACCAGGTTGCCTTTGTTTCCGAGATTTATAAATACTTTCTCAATGTCAATTTTGACAGCATTTATCAATGACTCAATAGTCATTTTACTTGCTTGATGAAAAATGAACAAGTCAATATCATTGGCCGAGAAGCCATTTCTACTGAGGATTTCATTGATTTGTTTTGGGACCGTTGAAGCGATAAATTTCCAAACTCCGAATCCATTCATGTGAATATTCTCAGGAGAATGGATATTCCCGCTTGCATCAACTTCTGCAACAGATGTTTTCTGTGATTTCGGGATACGGCATCCACCTGAAGGTATATAAAAGAAATCGAAGTCCTTGCCCGAACTAGCAAGCATAACATCAATTATTCCTTCTGTTTCAGTTTTTGTAATTAACGAAGCAGCGGCTCCATCTCCGAATAATATTCTGGCTGATCTGTCTCCAGGATGTATATATTTTGAATAAGTGTCTGCAGTAATTAATAAAATATTTGTTGCTAAGGAAGTTGCAACAAAACCTCTTGCGATTGAAAGTCCGTAGATAAATCCTGAACAGGCAAGATTGAAATCAAAAGCAAAAGCAGACTGTCTGAGATTCAGGTACCTGTGAATTAAAAAAGCATTCGATGGCATAATATAGTCTGGACTTTGGGTACAGAAAATAACACCATCAATAGCTCCTTTTAAATCCTCATCGTTCAGAAATAATTTATCACAAGCAATACAGGCAAGGTCAAAAGCTGTTTCATTTACAGCTGCAATATGTCGACTGTATACACCTGATTTTTCAGAGAGTTTTTCCATATCCCATTCGGGATTCTCTTTCTGAAGATCGATATTCGTAACTATCTTCTCTGGTAAATGATAACTAATCTGTGAAATTTTAATATTCATCAGGTATTGATAATATTAATCAACTCTTTGTTGGAATTCTTTTCAGATACAAGCGTAGTATTTTCACTATGACCCGGGAAGATATTTATATCAATAAAAGTTTCGGTTATCCTTTTTAAGGAGTTTTTGATCTTGTCCTTATTTCCACCGGGCAGATCTGTCCTTCCAAGATGGTTCTTCATTAACACATCCCCTGTAAATAAATTATTATCAAAATAAAAACAAACTCCTCCCTCTGTATGACCTGGTGTATGGATCACTTTTATTCTTACAAATTTGAAATCAAGTGTATCAGCGTCGTTTATAAAAAAGTCGAGTGAAGGGATTTCTATTTTTTCAGAACCATTTATTATTTTCGAATAAAAGCCGGCATGCTTCACCAGTATTTTATCTGCTGGATGAATATAAACTTGTGTTTTATATTTACGTCTTAATTTTTCAACATTAAAGATGTGATCGTAGTGTCCGTGGGTTAGAAGGATTGCTTTCAATGATAGACCTGACAAATAGTTGATAATAGTTTCATATTCTCCACCAGCGTCAATAATAATAGCATCAATGCCATTTTCAATGATATAGCAATTTGAACCTACACCAGCACCAATTATTTTAATAATGTTTGTCATTAAAAAAAATAGGAATCTTTAAATTATAAAGATATAAGTTTAAAAAACCATATGTGGTCAAACCCCTCCCAAATAGATGTTTTGTCCTGTAACAAAGTCACTGCCTTCGCTTATATAAAAATCTATCACGTTAGAGATGTCCCTGAATTCACAATATCGCTTTATCGCCTGACGATTAATCATGTGTGAAAATTTCTCTTCTGGAATTCCTCTGATCAGACCGGTTTTGACAGGCGATGGGCCAACCGTATTAACAGTGATATTGTAAGATGCGAGTTCTCTAGCAATCACTTCAGTGAAGTTAACGATCGCTGCCTTAGACGCAGCATAAACTGCAGTGCCTTCTAATTTTAAAGGAGTATCGACAGAAACGACATTAACTATCCTGCCCCAATTCTTTTTAACCATTGCTTTGGCAGCTTCACGGCAAAAAAGAAAAGTGCCGATAAAATTAGTATTAACAATATTTTCAGCTGTTTTTGTTGGAAATAGTAATAAATGGTTAGTGGAAGCAAATCCCGCATTGTTAATAAGGATATCGATCCTTTTAAAGTTCCTCATAACGTGGTTGATCATTGCCTTAACATCTTTTTCAATAGATACATCAAGTAAAAAATGTGTATAGTTCTCATTTTCAATACTTGTCTCTCTTCGGCTGCATCCAATCACTTGGTATCCTTTAGATACATAGTACTCTGCCAGGTATTTCCCAATGCCTGAACTAGTGCCTGTAATAACCATTACTTTTCTGTCCACTATATATTTATTTCTATTATTTGCTTTTGGATTCAGCTATCAGCTTTTCAATAAACTCTGCCAGCGCACTTACAGTTCTGAAAGGACTGCTAGCCATCATCATTGCCCTTTCATCAGCTAAAGTTATTTCTACATTCAGTTCATCATTAACAGATTGTTCGAGTGAGACTATCAGGTTTATTAGTCCCAATGAATCAAGAACACCATTTTGCCCCAAGAACTTTGTATTCTCTGTTTTAGATATTTGCTCTTCAGATCCTCTATGCTCATTTATTTCATCTATTGTTTTATAAATTAATTCAACGATTTTATCTTTCATATAGTCAAAATTTCATGGTTTAAATTTAGAAATTGTATTATTGGAAATTCAGAAATCTATAAATATTATTTAATTAATCAGCATATATTACCAAGTTGTTAATCCACCATCCACTACTATATTTTGTCCGGTACAATATCGGGATGAGTCACTCAGGAGATACACAAGTATCCCGGTGATGTCTTCGCGGTCGGCCATACGCCCCATGGGAGTCCGGTTAATATAAGCCTCCACGAATTTTTGGTTGTGTCCATTGTATACACCTCCGGGCGAAACGCAGTTTACCCGTATATTTTCTTTTGCCCACCAGGTGGCCAGCCAACGGGTA
Coding sequences within:
- a CDS encoding AMP-binding protein, with the protein product MHIDFLINIFEKNTNTTAIIWKDQEFNYEWLLNRISYWEDKLAELLIRPGDLVALIGDFSPECVAVLLSLIENENIIIPLNNGSKSDYSEKYRISQAEKAIFISEFDTFSVKNFDVKAKHPFYTELRLRKVAGLVLFTSGTSGTPKGAVHDFTRLLEKFKTPRRALKTVNFLMFDHWGGLNTMFHTLSNAGVVLTTKDRSPDAICAFIQKHHIELLPASPTFFNLMLMSESYLHFDLSSLQIMSYGTEPMPEFTLKKLKSIFPNIKLQQTYGLIELGVLRTKSKSDDSLWVKVGGSGYQTRVVDGILQIKADSAMLGYLNAPSPFTDDGWFITGDSVEVNGEYLKILGRKSELINVGGEKVYPQEVENIILELGNVREVTVYGEKNTIIGNIVCANVTLKEPEEKKEFISRLKKHCFSRMKSFMIPVKINILENTQYNERFKKIRST
- a CDS encoding ketoacyl-ACP synthase III: MNIKISQISYHLPEKIVTNIDLQKENPEWDMEKLSEKSGVYSRHIAAVNETAFDLACIACDKLFLNDEDLKGAIDGVIFCTQSPDYIMPSNAFLIHRYLNLRQSAFAFDFNLACSGFIYGLSIARGFVATSLATNILLITADTYSKYIHPGDRSARILFGDGAAASLITKTETEGIIDVMLASSGKDFDFFYIPSGGCRIPKSQKTSVAEVDASGNIHSPENIHMNGFGVWKFIASTVPKQINEILSRNGFSANDIDLFIFHQASKMTIESLINAVKIDIEKVFINLGNKGNLVSASIPVALKDAENEGKLKNGDLILLSGFGVGLSWGTIIMRY
- a CDS encoding MBL fold metallo-hydrolase yields the protein MTNIIKIIGAGVGSNCYIIENGIDAIIIDAGGEYETIINYLSGLSLKAILLTHGHYDHIFNVEKLRRKYKTQVYIHPADKILVKHAGFYSKIINGSEKIEIPSLDFFINDADTLDFKFVRIKVIHTPGHTEGGVCFYFDNNLFTGDVLMKNHLGRTDLPGGNKDKIKNSLKRITETFIDINIFPGHSENTTLVSEKNSNKELINIINT
- a CDS encoding SDR family oxidoreductase, with translation MVITGTSSGIGKYLAEYYVSKGYQVIGCSRRETSIENENYTHFLLDVSIEKDVKAMINHVMRNFKRIDILINNAGFASTNHLLLFPTKTAENIVNTNFIGTFLFCREAAKAMVKKNWGRIVNVVSVDTPLKLEGTAVYAASKAAIVNFTEVIARELASYNITVNTVGPSPVKTGLIRGIPEEKFSHMINRQAIKRYCEFRDISNVIDFYISEGSDFVTGQNIYLGGV